In Cyprinus carpio isolate SPL01 chromosome A1, ASM1834038v1, whole genome shotgun sequence, the following proteins share a genomic window:
- the LOC109045480 gene encoding 60S ribosomal protein L24 → MKVELCSFSGYKIYPGHGRRYARIDGKVFQFLNAKCESAFLSKRNPRQINWTVLYRRKHKKGQSEEVAKKRSRRAVKFQRAITGASLAEILAKRNQKPEVRKAQREQAIRAAKEAKKAKQATKKQPTQSAKAPVKAASKQKIAKPMKVSAPRVGGKR, encoded by the exons ATGAA GGTCGAGCTGTGCAGTTTTAGTGGATATAAAATTTATCCCGGCCATGGCCGGCGGTACGCCAGGATCGACGGAAAG GTTTTCCAGTTCCTGAATGCTAAATGTGAGTCTGCTTTCCTGTCCAAGAGGAACCCCAGACAGATCAACTGGACCGTTCTGTACCGGCGTAAACACAAGAAGGGCCAGTCT GAAGAGGTGGCTAAGAAACGCTCCCGTCGTGCAGTGAAATTCCAGCGGGCCATCACTGGTGCCTCACTGGCTGAGATTCTGGCCAAGAGGAACCAGAAGCCTGAAGTGCGTAAAGCACAGAGGGAGCAGGCCATCAG AGCTGCAAAGGAGGCCAAGAAAGCGAAGCAGGCAACTAAGAAACAACCCACCCAGAGCGCCAAG gcCCCTGTTAAAGCTGCATCCAAACAGAAAATTGCCAAGCCCATGAAGGTCAGCGCTCCTCGTGTTGGTGGCAAGCGCTAA